From Minwuia thermotolerans, one genomic window encodes:
- a CDS encoding DNA-methyltransferase: HREFAMASGEMAEADFVAFLRTTLGNAARVSAAGAIHFVCMDWRHIHALLTAGRDVYRELKNLCVWNKANGGMGTLYRSKHELVAVFKAGTASHINNVDLGAHGRYRTNVWDYAGANSFGAGRDEALAMHPTVKPVGLVGDAILDCSNRGDLVLDPFAGAGTTLVAAERTGRRCAAMELDPAYVDVTIRRCRKAFRAEITHAETGRSFEELAEERRADQAEEAGE, translated from the coding sequence CCACCGCGAGTTCGCGATGGCGAGCGGCGAGATGGCGGAAGCCGACTTCGTGGCTTTCCTCCGGACCACCCTCGGCAACGCGGCCCGGGTCAGCGCCGCTGGCGCCATCCACTTCGTCTGCATGGACTGGCGCCATATCCACGCCCTGCTGACCGCGGGGCGCGACGTCTACCGCGAGCTCAAGAACCTCTGCGTCTGGAACAAGGCCAATGGCGGCATGGGCACGCTCTACCGCTCGAAGCACGAGCTGGTCGCCGTCTTCAAGGCGGGCACGGCATCGCACATCAACAATGTCGATCTCGGCGCCCATGGCCGCTACAGGACCAATGTCTGGGACTATGCCGGCGCCAACAGTTTTGGCGCCGGCCGCGACGAGGCGCTTGCCATGCATCCCACCGTCAAGCCCGTCGGGCTGGTCGGCGACGCCATCCTCGACTGCTCGAACCGCGGCGACCTCGTCCTCGACCCCTTTGCCGGGGCGGGCACGACGCTCGTGGCGGCGGAGCGCACGGGCCGGCGGTGCGCGGCGATGGAACTCGACCCCGCCTATGTCGACGTCACCATCCGGCGATGCCGAAAGGCCTTCCGCGCCGAGATCACGCACGCGGAGACCGGGCGGTCCTTCGAGGAACTGGCGGAGGAGCGACGGGCCGACCAGGCAGAGGAGGCCGGCGAATGA